From Arachis hypogaea cultivar Tifrunner chromosome 3, arahy.Tifrunner.gnm2.J5K5, whole genome shotgun sequence:
CACTGGCACTAAATCTATCGCAAATTTAATTTCTCTCTGAGGTTGAAACTCGGTATATCTTCAGGGAAAACTTCAGAAAATTCTCGCACAATTGGTTCGATCTAAGTCTTGTTCATCTCCTAACAAATTTGTAGTCAAAAGGATAAATATATGGCACTCTGCTCCACTACAATTCACTTTCACCGCATTTAAGTAATAACTTCGTGCCACCACCGGTCCTTCTGATTCCTCATATATAAACTGGATAGAACGCTCAAAATAATCTAATAACACCCGATTCATCGACAACCAATCCAAACCCAATATCAAATCTAACTTAGTCATTGGCAAGGAAATAAAATCATGAACAAATTCTCGGTTCTCCACCCTAAAAGGTGCATCTTGAGATCCTAATATAGTCACCACAGTTTTTGAAGTAGAAGTATGCACATGCAAGTCATATGATAATGTCGACATCTTTAATCCTAATTCAGCAGCTTTGTTAAAATCTATGAATGAATGAGATGCTCCAATGTAATACAATGCAGTTAATATTTTACCACAAATTTCGCATTTACCTCTAATCAAAGTATTCGTTTTAGCAGCATCATTCGCCATTATAGCTCACACACGACCTTGCGTTGAGCTCTTCCAGCACTTCAGTTGGCCTTCTCAGGGCAGTTCTAAGACGTGACCAGCTCCTCCACAACTGTAACATAGTCCCAATCCGGCTCTACATGGAGTGTTCAGGTGGTAGCTTCCACACCTCATGCAAGTCAAATCGTTCTAAGGTTGTCACCCGTATCACCTACCTTGGTGGTTGTTGTTATTGTTCCCTTAGAAAGTAGCTCCACCACATTGGGATGGTTGCACATATCCTCCTTTCTTGAACTTTCAACCCCTCAGAGCAAAAGATCTTGCACCTCCTTCTTATTTGTGGTAACCATCACGGCTAGTACTCACATTCACATTTTTCCTAGAGCAATCCTCTATAACACGACTCATTTTTCCAACTCCTTGGCTTCTATCACagaatttggaaagtacttcttTTAGAATTATTTTCTGAAAACCTCCCAGGTGATCGCCTCATTGCCATTTCCTTGCTGCAGAAGATGGTAAGTCCCTTGCCACAAGTGTTGTACTTCTCCAGCTAGCTGATAAGCAGCAAGCTCCACCAACTAACCATCAGGTACATGTTGTGcttgcagtgctttctctattGCCCTAAGCCAGTTGTCGACTTCCGTTGGATTAGTTGATCCTCTAAAGATAAGAGGATTGACTTTTAGAAAGGTTGCCAAGGTTATCCGACCTCTTTCAGCTGAGTTTTCTCTGAGTCCATTACTATTTCCATTCATTCTTTCCATAGCTAGGTTTATAATTGCCACATTAGCTTGTATCATGTTGACAAAGTTGGTCATTACCGCCAAGATTTGGCCTGACTGGAAAAAAAGCGGGTTTATCATTTCCTCTCCGTCCTCAACTCGTCCATGACTTGACATTTCGGGTCCTATCCACACAAAACAAGTGATAtcgaggtgatcagtctcaatatcccAAGTTAAGTACTTCAATTTCCCAAAAGTATACTCATGAACTTCATGCTAAACATATTAACcagatatcctaaatagcacaGACACAATTCAGAGTACTCATTGAAATATAAgtagtccatccctcaggctcacgaggataaactgctctgataccataatgcaataccctaatattcaaatccttattctCGAGTCATAAGTCGATAATAATAAGAGGGTATGACTCAAGGTGGATTGATAATATGTATATCATTAAAAGGAGTTATTAAACGAGAAGCttgaaaaggagaaaagtaaaatCACAAATGGAAACACTCGATGATGATTAAGGATGATTATTGGCTAGGTGTCAAGTTTTGGAGCTGCTGAGTTTGcagttcaagttataaatatcttgaGCGAATAATTATGAAAactggatatattaaaacacaagcaATAATaaatgagttactaatataaatgacgtTAGTAACTTAAGGATGAAAGATATTTGATGAGCATTAGCAACTTTAAGCTCATCAAGAAATATCCATAACTACAGATATCGGAAAATATCGtacttgataataataataatattattattatttaggctctattataattatagcatgtaaaataaattaataacataataataaaattatactatcaTTTACCTTACTTCAAATCTTGGAATTGACTCCTCGAAACTAACTGTTGAAATAACATTTTTCGAAAACATCGTGTTGGCATAAAAATTCGAGTTGTTACATTGGGCACGCATACACCTCCCGCGTACgcataaattcaaaatttgatagTGTCGTGTATGCATGCACATTCCCCATACGCGAGAGTACTGGAAAGAAAAGCTTGCCTGTATCGCGTGACACTgccgcgtacgcatgactgccaGATTTTCAGAGAGCTAATATGTTGCAAAAATTCagtttttcaacccatactctgAACTTTCATAACTTTTATACAAAACtcatttttcaaccattcttAAACAACTAGAAAGATCATtgaataaatttttatgaaaatctaACTTCATTGAATTTTCAACTTCGACGGCTGAGTTACAGCATGCCGAAGTTGGCTAAAATTCTGTTTTCACCAATTTCTCACAATTCTTCAATTTCATAAATTTTCAATCTGATTCAATCATAAGCCATTCCAAAGACCATTTCTACACATCCCAAATACTCATTCATCAATCCTCAACCATTTCCATACTAAATTAATCAACTTACAACTTATTCAACACATTTCGTCAACTATATCCATATTCATCAACAACATACAACATTCATATGTTTAAACcctcaatcaatcaacaatcaacaatcaattaTCTCATTCTCATACAACAAATCACACCACTTATCTCAAGTTACCACATAGGGGATTCCTCACCCTATCACGGCCTCTGACCCAATTTACACCAATCACACTATTCATACATCTGAATTAAAAATGTTTCACATACATGCTCATTTTCATACAACATAACACCAACATATTTAATAATATCCAATTGTAACCATATCACAAATGGGCGATTGAAGTTGAAGAAAGTTAGGGTTTCATCCCCCTTTTATCTCTTCTCTTATTTTCGTGTCTCTCTCACTAAATGGAGAGAATGGTGGCTGAAATCTCATTAAGTGTGGGTATATATATGGAGGCTTGGGTCCAGTGTGGCCCAATTTCATTTTCTTAGCCCATTGGTCCAATTttgagccaaaacctttaagataagCGTTTTAATTCGTGTCCTAACTATTTTGATTtcttcaaattatatatattaattcttTAGTGTTTTTCGctctcatttaatttatttattatttttcacttagttaTTTAGTATTTTGCGGGGTCCTAAATCCTATCTACCATAAACAAAAATTTTGCCCCCAAAAGTTTGGTCGCTAAAAGAAAAATAGGTGATGGTAGCGCTTctgatgacttacatcatctactCCTTTTCTTGTATAAAAAGGACAataaaagaggcataatctcatttgatcattgcaattcatgccttaattgatgaatatcatagtacattactttgaaatgagtttgtgttgaatTTTAGGTGAAAAAGACATCGAAAATGggaagtgttcataccctgggtcgagctctccgacccgggatgttctacagacaaagcgaccgacctctttaaggTCAGGaggacccgacctcttctcaaagaggtcggccaaatcacaGGAAGGCTCAATAGAGGGCCCAAAcggaggaacacgccccaaatcctaaggtagcccaagcctacagagaaaagggcggttcccttgaagataagatgacctcaattaaagataagataagataactaacttatcttatctaagcaGGTCACTCtatgccattataaatacactggaagcACCcacgtataactcatactctgattctactcaatacctgcttaatacccttgcttatttaagcatcggagtcccttgcaggtaccctcaCCCTCCGGGAACGTAGGAATCAGCATCACCACCGAGTCCAACAAGACGGACACAAACCATtccaaccagtacagaagatctcgtccgagatcaacctatAGTTTCAAGTAGCCCTCggaatattggcgccgttgccggggaacctggaagtcatcccattaccatggcggacgactatgacaacgaccacacttcagatctagaagaaagaacgccgcacaaaaatgcgagtacaacaccaaaggatactccccAAGTCAATAATAAAAACTCCCCAGACGAGGGAGCCCTGGAGGCATTTCAAAATCGGctaaaacaacttgaggaagacACCTTGCGACAACAAAAGGCCGAAAAGGATCTGCAAAGAGAAATAAGGCGACACCGGGAACTGGAAACAAAACTCCTGAAACATGAAGCCGATGTCAAGACAAAAGCCAGCCGATCCGGTTCCGAAGATAATGCATGAAAggagcaagacccattcaccaaagaaatcatgaaggcAAAAATtccaaaggactttaaactcccagatatgaccttatacgacggcactacagatcccagccattatctcagcaacttcagaagcagaatgtacctgacCGATGACttagatgcagttcgttgcaaagcctttccaactactttaacaaaaacagcaattagatggtttgacaatctctctcctaggtccatctcaagtttcgacgacttggctaaaaaattcctagccagattctccatccaaaaggacaaagctaaacatgccCCGAGCTTACTAGGAATCAGACAAGGGGAGCGGGAAACCTGCGAAACTACATGGAgggattcaacaaaacatgcatggatatacaaaaTCTTCCAACAGAAGCGTCCATCATGGGTCTTATTAATGGTCTGCGAGAAGGACCTTAtagtcaatccatatcaaagaggTATCCCACATTTCtgaacgaggtgcaggagcgagcggaaaagtacatcaacatagaggagaactcccgattaggagagacctcaaaaacAGGGTTCATCCCTCGGGATAAAGGCAAAGATTCCAGAaaaaaggaagatcgacatggagagaaaataaaaagtactacaattacacccctcttcgggtgtctcttgtggatatcTACAGAGAATTTTGCAACACAGAAAAAATCccaccagctcgaccactcaaaggaaaaaaaggaggaggaaatcggcctgaatactgtgaataccatcggatccaCGGGCACTCCACCAAAgagtgttttgacttaaaaaatgtcatagaaaagcttgTGCGAGAAGGGAGGTTAGATCGATACCTGGCCACCCACGaagatgaacaaaggaaaagaagaagagcagaagatgtcggACCAACTATGCGATCATCCCGGACAccagagagacatgtccacatgatacacggcggattcgccaggggaggaatctccaagtcatcccacaaaagacatctcaaagacatatATCACATTGCAAAAAGGAAGGAAGCACCCAACATCCCGGCAATCACttttaccaaagaagacgcatctggCATCACaacaggacatgacgatcccatggtcatcactattatactggcaaacgcaaatctccatcgcacactgatagaccaggggagctatgccgatatcttattcaaaaccgccTTCAGCAAACtcagcttggaagaaaaagaactcagagcatatccggacagcctgttcgggttaggagatacTCCGGTTCAACCAATAGGATACATTCcgctccacacaacttttggaaagggaagtcagttaataacactcaaaatagattacatcgtcattgacgtaagctcagcctacaatgccctgataggtcggacaatgttaaatcaactcgggcaatagtctcgactccgcatctatgcatgaagttcccaaccgcaGAAGGAATAGCCACAGTAAAGGCAGACCAGAAaatggcgcgccgctgttacaacgaaagtctaaacttCAGAGGCGGAggtgaagaattccacacaatcaagCTTAGTGGAGTTCGGAGGCGGGAGGAGCTTCGCCtacaacctgaaggagaaatagagcaAATCCAGATTGGGAACACCCCGGACCAAATAACCAACgtcggcacactcctaaaaggggaCATAAAAAAATCGCTCATACAGTTCCTATGCAACAACaccgacctctttgcgtggaaggccatAGACATGTCAggtatagatcccaaactaatgtgccataggctagcagtctacccagaatcttggccggtacaacaaaggtgCAGAAAGCTAGGACCCGAACGCTCTCAAgtggtg
This genomic window contains:
- the LOC112778873 gene encoding uncharacterized protein; the encoded protein is MANDAAKTNTLIRGKCEICGKILTALYYIGASHSFIDFNKAAELGLKMSTLSYDLHVHTSTSKTVVTILGSQDAPFRVENREFVHDFISLPMTKLDLILGLDWLSMNRVLLDYFERSIQFIYEESEGPVVARSYYLNAVKVNCSGAECHIFILLTTNLLGDEQDLDRTNCARIF